CGCGCCACGGCTCGGGATCTTCCAGCAGCGCTCGTGAAGCGCCCTGGTATACCGGTAACGCTACTCCCAGCTGCTGGATTAAATCGTGGGCGACGGCATATCCCGTTGCGACCGGGGTGTTACCCGCTACGACAGATATCATTTCCAGAGAGATTTGCGGCGCGGCAATAGCCAACGCCAGCGCCAAACCATCATCAATATTAGCCCCAGGGATGCCGTTGCCCGGATCGCAGTCAATAATCATGCGTATCGGTTCGCCTTCAGCCCTCTTCAGGGCGCACTTCATATCCTTGACAGCCACACGACTCTCCCACTCTTAAATAGAAATCAAATTCAACGCGGCGTACTTCTCCATCCCAGCTTTTCAGCATATCAATTGCTGCACGGGCCATTTTATCTACCGGCTGACGGACCGCCGTCAGGGACGGGACGTTATAAGCAGATTCCTCTGTTGCGTTAAAGCAGACCAGAGCGACATCCTGTGGAACGCCCAGCCCCTGTTCCGCCAAAGCGCGCAGGCAGCCAAGCGCCTGCAGCTCATTGGTAGCGAACAACGCGCGCGGCACGCTTCCTCGCAGCATACGTTTTGTCGCCTCATATCCACCCGCTCGCGTATAGTTGGTAGCAAAGATCCACGCCGGGTTGATGCTCAGCGCCGCTTCTTCCAGCGCCCTTTGCCATCCCCGTATACGATCCTGAGTATTAAGCATTTCACGCGGACCGCAGATAATACCGATCTCCCGGTATCCGTGGCTGATGAGATGACGCGTTGCCTGCCAGGCCGCCAGCTGTTCATCAACCTGAATAACGCTGACGTTTAACCCTGGATCCACGCGATCCAGCATGACGCAGGGGGTTCCGCTCTGCTGGATTAGCCCAATATGTGGATGCCGATCGACACTGGTATAAATCAGACCGTCAACCTGACGATGTAACATATTGTTGATAAGCTCACGCTCACGCCCGCTGTTGTCACCAGCGTCCCCCAACAGCAGCACCTTGCCGTCAGCAAAAGCCTCGCGCTGCAGCGCATGCGCCATTGAAGCGATAAACGGGTTGGAGATATCGGGTGCGACCAGGCCGTAGGTCTGCGTACTGCCCGAAGCCAGCGCACGCGCTATACCATTCGGACGGTAGCCGGTTTTCTCAATCGCCTGAAGCACGCGCTGCCGGGTCGCCTCCGCAACGGGCCGCGGACCATTATTGATAACGTAGCTGACTACCGCCACTGACGTTCCCGCCTCGCGAGCGACGTCGGAGCGCGTTACGCGCTGCAAATGTGATTGGGTCACAGGGCACCTACCTGGTTTAGATTAAGCCATTTTTTCCTGACAGCATAAGGCGTTGCAACCCAAAAATCCCGGCTGAAGCATGTGCATTTCAGTTCTACCGCCTTTAAATCGCATCCTCCGGCAGATTAAGATCCCGTCCACGCGTTTCCGGGGCGAAAAAGGTGGTTGCCAGGCCGATGGCTGCCATAAACACGAAATAGAGGGCGATAGGCCACCAGTGTCCGTAGAAAGAGAGCAATGCCGAGGCCACCAGCGGAGCCGTTCCGCCAGACATAATAGAACCCAGCTCTTTAGCAAATGCCATTTTGGTATAACGGTTGGTTACGCCAAACAGCTCGACGCCCCAGGCAGCCTGTACGCCGAAAATACCCAGCGACGCCAGCGCCATTCCCGTAACGATGGTGGCGATAACAATCCAGGGCTCACGCGTATCCAGCAGCATAAAGGCGGGAAAAGCGTAGAGAATCAAGAGCAGACAGAACCAGCGGTAGGTGATACGTCTGCCGAATTTGTCAGAAAGCCAGCCCGCCAGAGGAATAACGGCGAACCCCAGCACGGAGGCGAGGAATACGGCAACCGTCGGTACGGATTTATCCACCATCAGCACCTTAGCGACATAGCCAATAATAAATCCCTGAGCGAGGTAAGAAGGGCCATTCTCGCCGATGCGCAAGCCAACCATCGTCCAGAAGGCTCTGGTACGCCGCCAGAAACTACGGGTATCATGGCGCTGCATCTTTTGCCCCAGCTGTAGCGCATGCGCACGTTCCACCTGTAGCTGAGCTTTTTGCCGCTCAAAAACCGGTGTTTCACGCATATGGCGGCGGATTAACAGGGCTGCGGCGGCAATGAAAATGCTGCACAGGAACGGAATGCGCCATCCCCAGCTCAGCAAATCCTCTTTATCCATTTGTAATACGATCAGCCAGACCAGCGAAGCCAGCAATGTCCCGCTATTGGAACCCAGGGCGATGATTGAAGAAACCAGCCCGCGTCGCTTTACGGGCGCATATTCGCCCAGCATAACGGTGCCGCCTGAAAGTTCCGCTCCGGCCCCTAACCCCTGAGAAAAGCGCAGAATTACCAGACATATCGGGGCCCACACTCCAATCCGGGCATAGCTGGGGATTAGCCCTATCAGCATAGTCGATAGTCCCATCAGCCCAATAGTGATAAGCATAACAACCTTACGGCCATGACGATCGCCTATCCAGCCGAAAAGCAGCGCACCGATAGGACGGGCAATAAAACCGACTGAATAGGCGGCAAAACTGGAAAGCAGAGCCATAACGGGCGTCGCCTCCGGAAAAAAGACGTCGCCGAAGATAATACCGGCAGCAAGACCATAGAGGGCGAAATCAGCGTATTCCATTGTTGTGCCCAGCCAGCAGGAAAGCGTTGCTCGCCAAAA
The sequence above is a segment of the Mixta intestinalis genome. Coding sequences within it:
- a CDS encoding LacI family DNA-binding transcriptional regulator, encoding MTQSHLQRVTRSDVAREAGTSVAVVSYVINNGPRPVAEATRQRVLQAIEKTGYRPNGIARALASGSTQTYGLVAPDISNPFIASMAHALQREAFADGKVLLLGDAGDNSGRERELINNMLHRQVDGLIYTSVDRHPHIGLIQQSGTPCVMLDRVDPGLNVSVIQVDEQLAAWQATRHLISHGYREIGIICGPREMLNTQDRIRGWQRALEEAALSINPAWIFATNYTRAGGYEATKRMLRGSVPRALFATNELQALGCLRALAEQGLGVPQDVALVCFNATEESAYNVPSLTAVRQPVDKMARAAIDMLKSWDGEVRRVEFDFYLRVGESCGCQGYEVRPEEG
- a CDS encoding MFS transporter, which gives rise to MNTHSTSVSPSGDQQAAQERLATSEGRREFWRATLSCWLGTTMEYADFALYGLAAGIIFGDVFFPEATPVMALLSSFAAYSVGFIARPIGALLFGWIGDRHGRKVVMLITIGLMGLSTMLIGLIPSYARIGVWAPICLVILRFSQGLGAGAELSGGTVMLGEYAPVKRRGLVSSIIALGSNSGTLLASLVWLIVLQMDKEDLLSWGWRIPFLCSIFIAAAALLIRRHMRETPVFERQKAQLQVERAHALQLGQKMQRHDTRSFWRRTRAFWTMVGLRIGENGPSYLAQGFIIGYVAKVLMVDKSVPTVAVFLASVLGFAVIPLAGWLSDKFGRRITYRWFCLLLILYAFPAFMLLDTREPWIVIATIVTGMALASLGIFGVQAAWGVELFGVTNRYTKMAFAKELGSIMSGGTAPLVASALLSFYGHWWPIALYFVFMAAIGLATTFFAPETRGRDLNLPEDAI